ctcctcagtcatgttgacactggtccagtaccaggtcatgtgtctcctcagtcaggttgacactggtctactaccaggtcatgtgtctcctcagtcatgttgacactggtctactaccaggtcatgtgtcttctcagtcatgttgacactggtctactaccaggtcatgtgtcttctcagtcatttgacactggtctactaccaggtcatgtgtcttctcagtcaggttgacactggtctactaccaaaacgtgtgtcttctcagtcaggttgacactggtctactaccaggttactgtgtcttctcagtcatgttgacactggaactaccaggtcatgtgtctcagtctactcagtcatgttgacactggtctactaccaggtcatgtgtcttctcagtcatactgtgacactggtctactaccaggtcatgtgtcattctcagtcatgttgacactggtctactaccatcatgtgtcttctcagtcatgttgacactggtctactaccaggtcatgtgtcttctcaatctggttgacactggtccaaaactaccaggtcatgtcttctcagtcatgttgacactggtctatacagtccataatattaataataataccaGGTCCATAACCATTAGAATATCTGGTCCAAAACATTTTATCCAAAgtcgacttacagtcatgtgtagaATATCAGTCCATAACATGGGTGGAATATCAGAACCCACATAACATTACTGTATAtcagcgccatgctctaccaactgagccaaaaCATTAAGGaccatgttgacactggtctactaccaggtcatgtgtcttctcagtcatgttgacactggtctactaccaaaacatgtcttctcagtcatgttgacactggtccactaccacatcatgtgtcttctcagtcatgttgacactggtctactaccaggtcatgtgtcttctcagtcatgttgacactggtctactaccaggtcatgtgtcttctcagtcatgttgacactggtctactaccaggtcatgtgtcttctcagtcatgttgacactggtctactacaggtcatgtgtcttctcagtcaaaaCACTGGTCTACCAaaaccaggtcatgtgtcttctcagtcatgttgacactggtccactaccaggtcactgtgtcttctcagtcatgttgacactggtctactaccaggtcatgtgtcttctcagtcatgttgatcactggtctactaccaggtcatgtgtcttatcagtcatgttgacactggtctactaccaggtcatgtgtcttctcagtcatgttgacactggtctactaccagctCCTACACTACTGCCAGAAGACTCAGTTCATTAGAAACTCTACATTAGATAAATAAGGACTAATTCATAGGTGTGTTGTGATAAAACTTGTGGGTCTTGACATTTTACAACTGGGCCTTTTTACCTGAATGTCTGTCAACGTCTAAATGTACAACCATTTGAGTCATGATCTgcagtataaaaaaatataattttgaTGAAGAATTACACAAATCATATTATTCCTGTTGTCATGCTATGAGCAACAAACGTAAGCTACAACAACATATCAGTATATTTAAACCCACAAACATCATATTATTCCTGTTGTCATGCTATGATCTGGCAAACgcatacaacaacaacatcagtCCAAAACCCACAACCATCATATTCATTCATTACTAGTATGTCATAAACATTATGAGTCCAtaacattactgtagaatatCAGTGCCAAACATTACTAGAATATCTACAAAACAACACGCTGTAGAATATATTTAACATTGACTGTAGAATATCCACAAACATCATATTATTCCTGTATGTCATGCTACTGAGCCATTATGTTAGGCAAACGCTAGCTATAACATGTGTCAGTCCATAACATTAACAtaacattactgtagaatatCAGTCCATAACATTACTGTAGTAGAATATCAGTCCAAAACATTACTGTAGAATATCAGTCCAtaacattactgtagaatatCAGTCCAAAACATTACTGTAGAAAATCAGTCCAtaacattactgtagaatatcagtccataaacattactgtagaatatcagtccataacattactgtagaatatcagtccataacattactgtagaatatcagtccataacattactgtagaatatcagtccaaaacattactgtagaatatcagtccataacattactgtagaatatCAGTCCATAACATTACTGTAGATATATGGGGTCCAtaacattactgtagaatatcagtccataacattactgtagaatatCAGTCCAAAACATTACTGTAATATATCAGTCCATAACATTACTGTAGAATAGAGGTCCAAAACATTACTGTAGAATATCAGTCCAAAACATTACTGTAGAATATCAGTCCATAACATTACTGTAATATATCAGTCCAtaacattactgtagaatatcagtccataacattactgtagaatatcagtccaaaacattactgtaatatatcagtccataacattactgtagaatatCAGTCCAAAACATTACTGTAGAATATCAGTCCAAAACATTACTGTAGAATATCAGTCCATAACATTACTGTGGATATATCAGTCCAAAACATTACTGTAGAATATCAGTCCAtaacattactgtagaatatCAGTCCAAAACATTACTGTAAATATCAGTCCAtaacattactgtagaatatCAGTCCAAAACATTACTGTAGAATATCAGTCCAAAAGAGGTTCACAATACTCAGTCATTTAAAACTGGTTTATTGGGTCATTTGAAATGAGGGTAAACAGAGAAACTGGTGGGAAGATGTGTGAATGATCTGAAGAAAAGACTATCTATTTCCAGGGGCCGTTGGAAAGGCTCAGTCCTCCATCCAGACTGGTTGATCTTTAAAGGTCGGAGGTCATAGCTGGCTCCAACTCTTCTGAGTAAAaggcgtgtgttgtgtgtgtgtgtggttgggtggTGGTAGGAGTCATGTTGAGAATTTACACCATTAGGGGGTGGGGTCAACGTTCCGATGGGGGACTCCAGTGTTGCCATGACGCCACCCAGACGATGGCATTTCCCATTCCTCACCACCCCCTACCCAGTCCTCGTCGTTCTCTCAACCTCTCAGGTTCTCATCGTTCTGATTTGATCTGgttttaaacaacaacaaaaaacggaGGAACAATCAGATCTCAAATTGTTCTCTAAGAAAAGGGGAGGGGTTATAAGAGGTTCATAAGAAGAGCTATGAACAGTGGGAGGTTTACAGGGATCTAGAGACACGTCACAAAGGGAGAAAGGTGACCAAGTCAGACGACTGGAACTAATgcgtggactagaggttcattatggggttctacttCCAGTCTACActacactaatgacgtggactagaggttcattatggggttctacttgccagtctactacactaatgacgtggactagaggttcattatggttctactgccagtctactacactaatgacgtggactagacattatgggttctactgccagttctactgccagtctactacactaaacactaatgacgtggactagaggttcattatggggttctactgccagtctactacactaaacactaatgacgtggactagaggttcattatggggttctactgccagtctactacactaaacataatgacgtggactagaggttcattatggggttctactgccagtctactacacgtggactaatgacgtggactagaggttcattatggggttctactgccagtctactacactaatgacgtggactagaggttcattatggggttctactgccagtctactacactaaacactaatgacgtggactagaggttcattatggggttctactgccagtctactacactaaacactaatgacgtggactagaggttcattatggggttctactgccagtctactacactaatgacgtggactagaggttcattatggggttctagTGCCAGTCtctacactaaacactaatgacgtggactagaggttcattatggggggttctactgccagtctactacactaaacactaatgacgtggactagaggttcattatggggttctactgccagtctactacactaaacactaatgacgtggactagaggttcattatggggttctactgccagtctactacactaaacactaatgacgtggactagaggttcattatggggttctactgccagtctactacactaaacactaatgacgtggactagaggttcattatggggttctactgccagtctactacactaaacactaatgacgtggactagaggttcattatggggttctactgccagtctactacactacataatgacgtggactagaggttcattatggggttctactgccagtctactacactaaacactaatgacgtggactagaggttcattatggggttctactgccagtctactacactaatgACGTCAAATACTCACAGTGACATTTCATCTACAGACAGAAGTCAAATGGAAATAATGACATTTAAATTTAAATGAAGCTATTAGTTTCTACATATCACATAACTATggagaaatcaaatcaaacacattTAGTGGTGCTGAaaccacgagagagagagagagagtcttgccGCACCTTGCAGCCAATCGACGCCTTCAGGTAAACCTTCCCCTTTCACAGCATCGCTGGCACTGAAACAGACACAAAAGAGAGCAGGTCAGTGAAAACCAAACGCCTCAACAACGATTAGAAAAGGTTTTGTCATATAACCAAAATGGCCTGTTCTGGAGGTTGGACTAAAAAAACAGACCCGATGAAATCTAATGCGCTGTAACGGACCGTAGTGGTGCTGGTCTACAAACGTGAAATGTGCCAACAAGGATTCTGGGTGTTTTAGAACTCATCTTataaatgtttgatttatttcacctttatgtaaccttgttggcaagttgagaacaagttctcatttacaattgcgaccctgaccaagataaagcaaagcagttcgacagataacGTTGAGAACaccaacgacacagagttacacatggagtaaaacatacagtcaataatatagtataaacaagtctatatacgatgtgaccaaatgaggtgagaagggaggtaaaggcaaaaaaggccatggtggcaaagtaaatacaatatagcaagtaaaacactggaatggtagatttgcaatggaagaatgtgcaaagtagaaataaaaataatggggtgcaaaggagcaaaataaataaataaaattaaataaatacagtagggaaagaggtagttgtttgggctaaattataggtgggctatgtacaggtgcagtaatctacCAGATGTGCCAGGGCTTGTCCTTGATGTTCTCCAGACAGAGGAGCTGGGAGACCTTGACTGAAGACAGGGCGTCTCTCACGTCCATCTTGTTGGCAAAGAACAGCAGGGGGATCCTCCGGTGCTTTACATCTACAGAGACAAGGTTAGAATCAGGGGGTGCTTTACATCTACAGAGACAAGGTTAGAATCAGGGGGTGCTTTACATCTACAGAGACAAGGTTAGAATCAGGGGTGCTTTACATCTACAGAGACAAGGTTAGAATCAGGCGGTGCTTTACATCTACAGAGACAAGGTTAGAATCAGGCGGTGCTTTACATCTACAGAGACAAGGTTAGAATCAGGCGGTGCTTTACATCTACAGAGACAAGGTTAGAATCAGGCGGGGGGTGCTTTACATCTACAGAGACAAGGTTAGAATCAGGGGGTGCTTTACATCTACAGAGACAAGGTTAGAATCAGGCGGTGCTTTACATCTACAGAGACAAGGTTAGAATCAGGGGTGCTTTACATCTACAGAGACAAGGTTAGAATCAGGGGTGCTTTACATCTACAGAGACAAGGTTAGAATCAGGGGTGCTTTACATCTACAGAGACAAGGTTAGAATCAGGGGGTGCTTTACATCTACAGAGACAAGGTTAGAATCAGGGGGTGCTTTACATCTACAGAGACAAGGTTAGAATCAGGGGTGCTTTACATCTACAGAGACAAGGTTAGAATCAGGGGGTGCTTTACATCTACAGAGACAAGGTTAGAATCAGGCGGTGCTTTACATCTACAGAGACAAGGTTAGAATCAGGTGGAATCATTATTTGTAAGGTCTCTCAGGTACTGTACAGTCTGTGGTCAATAGCTGTGCCCTTGATAGGGACCATGTGGGTATAACAGTGTTAATCTACAGATCAACACAACAAAAGACCAGGCGTTTAACTGTGGAGGTAAAGGGACATTACGTTAAAAAGACCAGGCGTTAACTGTGGAGGTAAAGGGACATTACGTTAAAAAGACCAGGCGTTAACTGTGGAGGTAAAGGGACATTACGTTAAAAAGACCAGGCGTTAACTGTGGAGGTAAAGGGACATTACGTTAAAAAGACCAGGCGTTAACTGTGGAGGTAAAGGGACATTACGTTAAAAAGACCAGGCGTTAACTGTGGAGGTAAAGGGACATTACGTTAAAAAGACCAGGCGTTAACTGTGGAGATAAAGGGACATTACGTTAAAAAGACCAGGCGTTTAACTGTGGAGGTAAAGGGACATTAAGTTAAAAAGACCAGGCATTAACTGTGGAGGTAAAGGGACATTACGTTAAAAAGACCAGGCGTTAACTGTGGAGGTAAAGGGACATTACTTTAAATAAACTGCCTGCATAATAATGATAATTAACCAGCATTAAAAAACAACAGTCTTGACAGTCTCTCGGATCTGGTATCCAAGAATACTATTGGCTAAAGGGTTCACGTTATCATGTTGGTTAGTCGTTAAATTGATACCTGGGTGGTTCAGGAGTgtataatgaggaagatgattcACCTGGGTGGTTCAAAGAGTgtataatgaggaagatgattcacctgggtggttcaggagtgtgtaatgaggaagatgattcacctgggtggttcaggagggtataatgaggaagatgattcacctgggtggttcaggagggtataatgaggaagatgattcacctgggtggttcaggagtgtataatgaggaagatgattcacctgggtggttcaggagtgtataatgaggaagatgattcacctgggtggttcaggagtgtataatgaggaagatgattcacctgggtggttcaggagggtataatgaggaagatgattcacctgggtggttcaggagtgaataatgaggaagatgattcacctgggtggttcaggagggtataatgaggaagatgattcacctgggtggttcaggagtgtataatgaggaagatgattcacctgggtggttcaggagggtataatgaggaagatgattcacctgggtggttcaggagggtataatgaggaagatgattcACCTGGGTGGTTCAGGAGTGTATAATGAGGAAGATGGTGGTTCACCTCACCTGGGTGGTTCAGGAGGTgtataatgaggaagatgattcacctgggtggttcaggagtgtataatgaggaagatgattcacctgggtggttcaggagggtataatgaggaagatgattcacctgggtggttcaggagtgtataatgaggaagatgattcacctgggtggttcaggagtgtataatgaggaagatgattcacctgggtggttcaggagtgctaatgaggaagatgaggagtgtataatgaggaagatgattcacctgggtggttcaggagtgtataatgaggaagatgattcacctgggtggttcaggagggtataatgaggaagatgattcacctgggtggttcaggagtgtgtaatgaggaagatgattcacctgggtggttcaggagtatataatgaggaagatgattcacctgggtggttcaggagggtataatgaggaagatgattcACCTGGGTGGTTCAGGAGGGTGTCCAGTTCCTCTTTAGCGACCACCATCCTCAACTTGTCTCCACTGTCCACCACAAAGATGATGGCTTGACCCtccctgggggagagagggggcaaggGTCAACATGATTCACTGTCAGTACTACCtaccgtgtctgtgtgtgtgtatcactgtgtgtgtgtgtgtgtgtgtgtgtgtgtgtgtgtgtgtgtgtgtgtgtgtgtgtgtgtgtgtgtgtgtgtgtgtgtgtgtgtgtgtgtgtgtgtgtgtgtgtgtgtgtttcactgtgtgtgtgtgtgtgtgtgtgtgtgtgtgtgtgtgtgtgtgtgtgtgtgtgtgtgtgtgtgtgtgtgtgtgtgtgtgtgtgtgtgtgaacagactCACTTGTAGTAATGTTCCCAGAGGTTTCTGTACCGCCCTTGGCCAGACATGTCGAACACTGTgaaggagagactggagagaagaagaggatttagagactggagagaagaggatgatttagaagactggagagaagaagaggatttagaagactggagagaagaggaggatttagaagactggagagaagaggaggatttagaagactggagagaagaggaggatttagaagactggagagaagaggaggatttaGATGattggagagaagaggaggatttagaggactggagagagaggaggatttagagactggagagaagaggaggatttagagactggagagagaggaggatttagaagactggagagaagaggaggatttagagactggagagagaggaggatttagaagactggagagaagaggaggatttagagactggagagagaggaggatttagaagactggagagaagaggaggatttagagactggagagaggaggatttagaagactggagagaagaggaggatttagagactggagagagaggaagatttagaagactggagagaagaggaggatttaGAGACTGGAGAGAAGACGAGGATTTAGAagactggagagaagaggaggatttagaagactggagagaagaggaggatttagaagactggagagaagaggaggatttagagactggagagagaggaggatttagaagactggagagaagaggaggatttagaagactggagagaaaagtagtgcactatattggaaaTGGGATGCCATTAGGGACTCATTCAAGGACATCGTAGTGGTAACGTTCAGACAAAGTTCCCCAACAACCGTCAAGGTATAGTTCAGAACATCTGACCATCGTACAGTCATCCATTATTGTCTTATTGATTACCTTGATGTCTTGAACTTCTCGATGCTGAAGCCAATGGTCGGGACGATGTCTTGTGTCTGGGCCTGCATGACACAGGAATAGATTAGTAGTGGTTAATTACACAGGAATAGATTAGATTGGTGTCACtgctctggacggctctgacttagaatatgtggacaactacagaAATCTTggtatctggttagactgtaaactctccttcagactcatattaaacatctccaatccaaaattaaatctagaattggcttcctatttcgcaaacaaagcatccttcactcatgctgccaaacataccctcgtaaaactgaccatcctaccaatccttgacttcggcgatgtcatttacaaaatagcttccaacactctactcagcaaattggatgcagtctatcacagtgccatccattttgtcaccaaagctccatatactacccaccattgcaacctgtatgctctcattggctgtccCTCGCTGCATATTCgtggccaaacccactggctccaggtcatctacaagtctatgctaggtaaagctccgccttatctcagctcactggtcaccataacaacacccacccgtagcatgtgctcccagcaggtatatctcactggccgcccccaaagccaattcctcctttggtcacctttccttccagttctctgctgccaatgactggaacgaattgcaaaaatcattgaagttggagtcttatatctccctctctaactttcagcatcagctgtcagagcagcttacagatcactgtacctgtacatagcccatctgtaaatacctcatccaactacctcatccccatattgtttgttttcttgctcctttgcaccccagtatctctacttgcacatttacCATTCggtccagtgtttaattgctaaattgtaattacttcgccaccatggcctatttattgccttaactccctaatcttactacatttgcacacactgtatatagatttttgtctactgtattattgactgtatgtttgttttactccatgtgtaactctgtgttgttcatgtcgcactgctttgctttatcttggtcagggtcgcaattgtaaatgagaacttgttctcaactggcctacctggttaaataaaaatatatattaataaaTACATCAAAAGTAGTGGTTAATTACACAGGAATAGATTAGTAGTGGTTAATTACACAGGAATAGATTAGTAGTGGTTAATTACAAAGGAATAGATTAGTAGTGGTTAATTACACAGGAATAGATTAGTAGTGGTTAATTAGACAGGAATAGATTAGTAGTGCATGAGGCTCATTCTCTCTGCATCAACCACTTCCTAGTGTCCACTCCAAACATCTTGAAGGTCATCTATCCCTGATAGAATCCctggtcttcttcttcttctctctctgcatcaacCACTTTGAGACTGGAGAGAAACGTCTTGGAGGTCATCTATCCCTGATATCCCTCAAATTAAATCTTCTCCTAGAGAAAGGAGCATCTTCTTCTCTCTGCATCAGCCACTTCCTGTCCACTCCAAACGTCTTGGAGGTCATCTATCCCTGATATCCTCATCCctggtcttcttcttcttctctctttgcaccaaccacttcctgtccaCTCCAAACATCTTGGAGGTCATCTATCCCTGATGTCCCTCATCCctggtcttcttcttcttctctatctgCATCAACCACTTCCTGTCCACTCCAAACGTCTTGGAGGTCTTC
The genomic region above belongs to Oncorhynchus keta strain PuntledgeMale-10-30-2019 unplaced genomic scaffold, Oket_V2 Un_contig_17483_pilon_pilon, whole genome shotgun sequence and contains:
- the LOC127919774 gene encoding ADP-ribosylation factor-like protein 6 isoform X1, with translation MGLFDKLAGWLGLKKKEVNVLCLGLDNSGKTTIINQLKPSNAQTQDIVPTIGFSIEKFKTSSLSFTVFDMSGQGRYRNLWEHYYKEGQAIIFVVDSGDKLRMVVAKEELDTLLNHPDVKHRRIPLLFFANKMDVRDALSSVKVSQLLCLENIKDKPWHICASDAVKGEGLPEGVDWLQDQIRTMRT
- the LOC127919774 gene encoding ADP-ribosylation factor-like protein 6 isoform X2; this encodes MGLFDKLAGWLGLKKKEVNVLCLGLDNSGKTTIINQLKPSNAQTQDIVPTIGFSIEKFKTSSLSFTVFDMSGQGRYRNLWEHYYKEGQAIIFVVDSGDKLRMVVAKEELDTLLNHPGESSSSLYPPEPPRCKAPEDPPAVLCQQDGRERRPVFSQGLPAPLSGEHQGQALAHLCQRCCERGRFT